The DNA segment TCATGGTGCTGTGACGGTGGCACAGACAGCATTACAAGCGGGGGCTAGTTGTTTGGGTGTCGCCACTGTTCCAGAGGGTATTCAATTGCGAGAGGCCGGTATTCAAGCGCCCATTTTGATTTTAGGGGCTACCCATACACCAGAACAAATTCAGGCGATCGCTCAATGGCAACTCCAAGCAACTATTGGTAGTCCCAAACAAGCTTTAATATTTTCCAATACCTTGGAAACCATCCAGCATGATTCTCCTATACCTGTACATATTAAGTTAGATACGGGTATGTCTAGACTGGGTACTAACTGGCAACAAGCAGGGGAGTTTGTACAGTTAGTAGAGCGTTTACCCCATTTGGATATTGCTAGTGTTTACTCCCACCTAGCGACCGCAGATAGCCCAGATCCAGGGATTATGGAAGAACAGCATAGAAGATTTGAGGAGGCGATCGCTCAAATCAAAACTTTGGGTATTAAAATTCCTAGCCTGCATTTAGCAAACTCGGCTGCAACCCTGGCAGATCCGAGATTACACTATGATATGGTACGGGTAGGTTTAGCCGTGTATGGACTCTATCCAGCCCCTCATTTACAGAATAAAATCAGCCTAAAACCAGTCATCCAAGTCCAAGCGCGAATTACCCACGTCAAAACAATTGCTGCCGGTACTGGCGTAAGCTACGGACACCAATTTATAGCCCCTCATGAAATGCGCCTTGCCGTTGTGAGTATTGGTTACGCTGATGGCGTACCGCGTAATCTATCCAACAAAATGCAGGTTTTAATTCGTGGTCAACGAGTGCCACAAATCGGTGCTATCACGATGGATCAGTTGATGATAGATGCTAGTGCTTTACCAGACCTACAAGAAGGGGAAATTGTCACCTTACTTGGGAAACAAGGAAAGGAAAAAATCACAGCCGATGATTGGGCAGAAGCGTTAAACACTATTTCCTGGGAAGTTCTTT comes from the Nostoc sp. PCC 7120 = FACHB-418 genome and includes:
- the alr gene encoding alanine racemase; its protein translation is MLSRQQASSMASHQQCDTYAWFSQRAWVEIDLEALSHNVQQLKQFLSPRTQLMAVVKADAYGHGAVTVAQTALQAGASCLGVATVPEGIQLREAGIQAPILILGATHTPEQIQAIAQWQLQATIGSPKQALIFSNTLETIQHDSPIPVHIKLDTGMSRLGTNWQQAGEFVQLVERLPHLDIASVYSHLATADSPDPGIMEEQHRRFEEAIAQIKTLGIKIPSLHLANSAATLADPRLHYDMVRVGLAVYGLYPAPHLQNKISLKPVIQVQARITHVKTIAAGTGVSYGHQFIAPHEMRLAVVSIGYADGVPRNLSNKMQVLIRGQRVPQIGAITMDQLMIDASALPDLQEGEIVTLLGKQGKEKITADDWAEALNTISWEVLCGFKHRLPRVGVM